DNA from Rubripirellula lacrimiformis:
TTTCGCCGGACCAACCCGTGCACGGTATACCCCTTGGCCAACAATCGTTCCGCCAAATAGGAACCGTCTTGTCCGGTGATGCCTGTGATCAGCGCGGTGGGCATGGGTGTGAATGAAAACGAGGGGAGAAGATTGCCGTTAGGATCCAGCAGATGTGCCATCGGTTGGCAGCAGTTCTTTCAGCATGGCACTAAACTGCTTGGTGACTACCGGTCGATCATAGCGCTGCAATGCGATTTCGCGGGCCCTTCGCCCAGCCTTTGCCAATTCTTCTCGGTTGCCAGCGGCTTTGGCGACTGCCGCGGCCATGGCACCCGCCTGCCCCGGCGGGCAAGTCCACCCCAAACGATGTCCGCTGACGGTTTGTGCCAGGTCAGTGCGATCATCAGCGATCGCCAACACAGCGCGGCCAGCCGCCAAAATCCCGTACAGCTTGCTAGGACAAAGGCAGCCAGTGATATTCGGATGCATCGATACAACGTGCAGGTCGGCCGCTGACAAACTTTCACCCAGCGATTCACGCGGCTGATAAGGCAGGAAGCGGACCCGATCCGAATCGCCCGCCTGATCCACCAATGCCTCCTTGACGGCGCCGTCGCCGACCAGCAGCAGGACGGCGTTGTCGGGCCACTGGGCGGTCCGGGTCGCGTCAATCAACACATCCAACCGCTGGGTCAGGCCCATGTTGCCACTGTGCATCACCACGATCTTGTCGCCCAAACCATGCCGGCTTCGGAATGGGTTTTTCGAACCGTCGATAGGCTGGATCGATTGGCAGTCCGACCAGTTTGGCAGCACTCGCATCTTGGCCGGATCGATCGACCACGGTGAGGCGATCAGGCGACGTTCCATGCAATCCCCCAGCACAACGACTCGGTCGGCCTGGTCGTAAGCCGATTTTAAGCGACGACGAAGCCGCCGCGTCAGCCAGCTCGTTTTGACCTTTCCGATCGCCTCGGCGACATCCGGATAAATATCCTGGAGATAGCAGACCAATTTCGCGTCGGTGCGTTTGGCGTACTTTGCCGCTACCAAGGGGAGCAAAAATGGGTCGGTTTCGCTGACCACCAGGTCAAAGCGATGCTCGGTCGATCGCAGGTACCGTCTGGCCGCCCATGAAAATGACGTCAGGTTCAGGAGCCGGCCGAATTTTGATTTCTTTTCAAAACTGGAATGCCGCAGACGGTGGATAATGACGCCATCGCGAGTTTCCGTCCCATGGTGAACATATTCGTCGGTGGTTGGGCTATTGGGCATCCCGCATATCACATGAACCTGGAAATCCTGTGATAGGTCGATGCATAGGTCCGCCAACAATTGTCCCGTTGCTTCTGAATCGGGCCAATAGCATCGGTTCAGAAATGCGACTGTTGGAAGTCGTGGCACGTCGACGTCGTTTGCAATGGGAAAGGTTGGAGGCACGTTTGACGAGCATGATTGGTTCGCTTCGGGGGTGCAACTGAATTGGGTTCCCCAGCGGGAATGTACCAAGATGACGGCACCCAGAATTCCTACAACCGCTGTATTTATACCTCTCCCCCATGTGAGCGGCCAAGGGGCTTCTCTGGCTGAATTCGTTTCGTCCGCCCCCCTCACCTCGATCCTCTCCCCCGCGGCCGCTGCGCTGCGGGTGGGAAGGAGGCAGAATGGGGGCGGAGCTGACGCCGCTTTTTGCCCCCTCTCCCCCGCATCGGACACGAGTTTTGCTCGTGTCCGAAGTGGGGGAGAGGGTTGGGGTGAGGGGGGCGCAGGGAAGAACGATTGCAAATTGCAAATTGAACAAAGCAAATTGAATATTGGGGGAATGGTTGGCGGCACTTCAGTTACCGCCGATTGCATTTCGGGCCCCCTCACCCCAGCCCTCTCCCCCAGATCCCCATCGAAGCTCCACTTCGATGGGATCCGGGGGAGAGGGGGCAAAAAGATGGCGAAGCCGGCGTTTCTTGGCCCCCTCACCTCGGTCCTCTCCCCCCGCGTTCGCTGCGCTGCGGGTGGAGAGGAGGCAAAATGGGGATGGAGTTGACGCCGATTGCCCCCCCTCACCACCTTCCTCTTCCCCCCCCCGCGTTCGCTGCGCTGTGGGTGGAGAGGAGGCAAAAAAGGGGCGGAGCTGACGCCGCTTTTTGCCCCCTCTCCCCCGCATCGGACACGAGTTTTGCTCGTGTCCGAAGTGGGGGAGAGGGTTGGGGTGAGGGGGCGCAGGGAAGAACGATTGCAAATTGCAAATTGAACAATGCAAATTAAATATTGGGGGAATGGTTGGCGGCACTTCAGTTACCGCCGATTGCATTTCGGGCCCCCTCACCCCAACCCTCTCCCCCAGATCCCCATCGAAGCTCCACTTCGATGGGGATCCGGGGGAGAGGGGGCAAAAAGATGGCGAAGCCGGCGTTTCTTGGCCCCCTCACCTCAATCCTCTCCCCCGCGGCCGCTGCGCTGCGGGGGGAGAGGAGGCGAAAAAGGAGAGAGGGAGCTGACGCCGTTTCTTGCCCCCCTCTCCTCAATCCTCTCCCCCCCCGCGTTCGCTGCGTTGCGGGTGGAGAGGAGGCGAAAAAGGGGCGGAGCTGACGCCGTTTTTTGCCCCCTCTCCCCCGCATCGGACACGAGTTTTGCTCGTGTCCGAAGTGGGGGAGAGGGCTGGGGTGAGGGGGCGCTGAGAAGAACGATTGCAAATTG
Protein-coding regions in this window:
- a CDS encoding glycosyltransferase family 4 protein; its protein translation is MPRLPTVAFLNRCYWPDSEATGQLLADLCIDLSQDFQVHVICGMPNSPTTDEYVHHGTETRDGVIIHRLRHSSFEKKSKFGRLLNLTSFSWAARRYLRSTEHRFDLVVSETDPFLLPLVAAKYAKRTDAKLVCYLQDIYPDVAEAIGKVKTSWLTRRLRRRLKSAYDQADRVVVLGDCMERRLIASPWSIDPAKMRVLPNWSDCQSIQPIDGSKNPFRSRHGLGDKIVVMHSGNMGLTQRLDVLIDATRTAQWPDNAVLLLVGDGAVKEALVDQAGDSDRVRFLPYQPRESLGESLSAADLHVVSMHPNITGCLCPSKLYGILAAGRAVLAIADDRTDLAQTVSGHRLGWTCPPGQAGAMAAAVAKAAGNREELAKAGRRAREIALQRYDRPVVTKQFSAMLKELLPTDGTSAGS